Sequence from the Malaciobacter pacificus genome:
TGATAAAAATGATATTGATTTAATTACAAATGAGTTAGTAGGGAGTGATTATGTTTGATGGAATTGATTTAAAAAATTTAGATTTAAATAAAATGATGGGTCAATTTCAAGAAATGGCTGAAAAATCTAAAGAAGAGAATGAATCAAGAATTTTTACTTCAAAAGCTGGTGGTGGAATGGTAGAAATTTCTATCAATGGTAATTCTGAAATCGTAGATTTACAAATTGATGATTCACTTTTAGAGGATAAAGACTCTTTACAAATTTTACTAATTTCTGCTATGAATGATGTAATTAAACAAAGTGATGAAAACAAAAAAATGATGGCAATGAACATGATGGGTGGTCTTGGTTCTTTTGGCCAAAAGTAGTATATGAAAAAACTATTACAACAGTTCGAAACTTATTTATTAAATAACTTACCACAATCTAAATCTTTTCATCCATATTTTGAGGATGCTTTATCTGAGATGCTAAAAGCTGGAGGAAAAAGATTTAGACCTATGCTTTTACTTTCAGTTGTAAAATCAAATAAATCTTTACTTTTAGCAAATGCAATGCCTGTAGCTCTTGGTTTAGAGTTTTTGCATACTTATTCATTAGTTCATGATGATTTACCTTCTATGGATAATGCTGATTTAAGAAGAGGATTTGAAACAATTCATAAAAAATATGATGAAGTAACTGCTATTTTAGTAGGGGATGCTTTAAATACTGAAGCTTTTAATTTAATCTCAAATGCATCATTACATAATGACATAAAAATAGAGTTAGTAAAATGTTTATCATCAAATGGCGGAATTGATGGAATGATTATAGGACAAGCAATTGATTGTTTTTTTGAAAATCAAAAGCTTGAACTTAATCAACTAGAGTTTTTACATATTCATAAAACTGCAAGACTTATTGCAGCTTCTTTAAAAATGGGTGCAATAATCAGTGAATATGACATAGAAACTCAAAATAAATTATATGATTTTGGAATTGACTTAGGATTGTTATTTCAGATTCAAGATGATATTATAGATGAAACTCAATCTAGTGAAGAAGCTGGAAAAACTACTCAAAATGATGAATCAAAAAACTCTTTTGTAAATTTACTTGGCCTTGATGGTGCAATTAATAGTGCAAATGAACTAGCAAATAAGTGTGAAGCTACATTAAACACACTTGAAGATAATTTAAAAAACTCATTAGAAGAACTTTTATTAAAGTATATCAATAGACATAAATAAAACTTTTGATATACTCTTAGTCAATTTAACTCAAACCTCTTGACAATTTATAAAAAATTTTATAAAATTTGGCACTTGGAAATTTAGAGTGCTAAATTCTAAGTTAAATTAGAAATATAACATAATTAAAAATAAAGAAGGAAGTATAATGAATTTTAAACCATTAGGTAAAAGAGTTCTTGTTCAAAGAACACAAGCAGAAGAGAAAACTGCAAGCGGAATTATTTTAGTTGATTCAGCTAAAGAAAAACCAAATACAGCTGTTGTAAAAGCAATTGGTACAGATGTTACTGAGTTAAAAGAGGGTGACACAATTGTATTTGAACAATACAGAGGAACTGAATTCACTTTAGAAGGTGAAGATTATTTAGTATTAGAAATTGAAAATATTATAGGAGTTATGTAATGGCAAAAGAGATTTCATTTAGTGATAGTGCAAGAAATAAATTATACTCAGGTGTTGAAAAATTAGCAGATGCTGTTAAAGTTACAATGGGACCAAGAGGTAGAAACGTTTTATTACAAAAAGCTTTTGGTGCTCCAACAATTACAAAAGATGGTGTTTCTGTTGCAAGAGAAATTGAACTTGAAGATACATTAGAAAATATGGGTGCACAACTTGTAAAAGAGGTTGCTTCTAAAACTGCTGATGAAGCAGGAGATGGTACTACAACTGCTACAGTTTTAGCACATTCAGTATTCAAAGAAGGTTTAAGAAACGTAACAGCAGGTGCTAACCCAATTTCTTTAAAAAGAGGTATGGATAAAGCTTGTGAAGCAATTTTAGCTAACTTAAAAGAGTCTTCTAAAGTTGTTGCTAATAAAACTGAGATTGAGCAAGTTGCTACAATTTCTGCAAACTCTGATAAAGCAATTGGAGCTATGATTGCTGAAGCAATGGATAAAGTTGGTAAAGATGGTGTTATTACTGTTGAAGAAGCTAAAGGTATCGTTGATGAATTAGATGTTGTTGAGGGTATGCAATTTGATAGAGGTTACTTATCACCATACTTTATTACAAACTCTGAGAAAATGATTACTGAAATGGATAATCCATTTATTTTATTATATGACAAAAAAATCTCTAACTTAAAAGAGATGTTACCAATTTTAGAATCAGTAAATCAATCAGGAAGACCTTTATTAATCATTGCTGAAGATGTTGATGGTGAAGCATTAGCTACTTTAGTAGTAAATAGATTAAGAGGTTCTTTAAATATTGCTGCTGTTAAAGCTCCTGGATTTGGTGATAGAAGAAAAGCTATGTTAGAAGATATCGCTGTATTAACAAACGGTACTGTTGTATCTGAAGAGTTAGGAATGAAACTTGATACTTGTGGTATTGATGTATTAGGAAGTGCTTCTAAAGTAGTTATTGATAAAGATAATACAACTATTGTTGATGGAAATGGAACAGCTGATGCAGTAACTGGAAGAGTTAATCAAATCAAAGCTGAAATGGCTAATACAACTTCTGAGTATGATAAAGAAAAATTACAAGAAAGATTAGCAAAACTTTCTGGTGGTGTTGCAGTTATCAAAGTAGGTGCTGCTACTGAAACTGAAATGAAAGAGAAAAAAGATAGAGTTGATGATGCACTTTCTGCAACTAGAGCTGCTGTTGAAGAAGGTATTGTTATTGGTGGAGGGGCTGCATTAATTAGAGCTGCTGCTAAAGTAAACCTTGAATTAGATGGTGATGAGCAAATTGGTGCAGATATTGTATTAAGAGCTATTAAAGCACCTATGAAACAAATTGCAATCAATGCTGGATTTGACGCTGGTGTTGTTGTAAATGAAGTTGAAAAAGCATCTAGTGATAATTTAGGATTCAACGCTGCAACTGGTGAGTATGTAGATATGTTTGAAGCTGGTATTGTAGATCCTGCAAAAGTTGAAAGAGTAGCTATGCAAAATGCAGTATCAGTTGCTTCATTATTATTAACAACTGAAGCAACAGTAACAGATATTAAAGAAGAAAAATCAGGTCCAGCTATGCCAGATATGGGTGGAATGGGCGGAATGCCAGGAATGATGTAGTCATATTAAGACTTCATCAATTAAATAAGTCTCTTAATTTATTTAAGAGACTTATTTCTAACTTACTAGTTTTAACCCCACAATAGAAAATATTAACATAGATATAAAGAATAATCGTAAAAAGCTTACGGGATCATTATAAAAAACTATTCCAACTATTACTGTTCCTATTGCTCCAATTCCAGTCCAAACTGCATAAGCTGTTCCTATTGGAATAGATTCAATAGCTTTAGTTAACATATAAAAGCTTGCCATTGCAAATAAAATAAATAAAATAGTAGGAAATATTTTTGTAAAATTTTCAGTAAGTTTTATCATAGAAGCAAAGCCTATTTCAAGTAAGCCAGCAATAATTAAATATGTCCAACCCGTCATATAAGTCCTTTATTTAATGAATGTAATAAATTTTGAGTATTAAAAAAGGGAAGTTATAAAAACTTCCCTTGAAAAATTATTTTTATAAATAATACACTCATTTATATAATCTACTCGTAAGTAAATTTAATATCTTAATTAGTGTTTAACAATGCTAAAAATGTGAATCCTTCGTCATTTACACCTCCGTATTGTTTTGATAATGTAATTATAACATCATTTTAAATTAAAGTTTACTGAAATTAAAAAAAATTATTTTTCTAAAGCTAAGATTAGTGTGATTGTTGTTCCAATATCTTCATTACTTTGAATTTTGATATCTCCATTATGAATATCTACAATCTTCCTAACAATGGACATTCCAAGGCCCGTACCCCCTGAATTTTTATTTCTACTTTTATCTGTTCTATAAAATTTTTCAAATATTTTATTTTGTTTGTTTTTTTCAATACCAATTCCAAAATCTTGTACTGAAATTTCAAAAAAACTATTGTTTTTATTACCTTTTACAATAATTTTGCTATCTTTATAGCTATATTGTATTGCATTTTTTAGTATATTTTTTAATGCAATTTTGATTAAATTTGCATAACAATTAAATTCAACACTATCTTTTAAATCTAAAATGATATTAATATTATGAAGTTTTGCAAGATTTTTTACTTCATTAATTGATTCATCAATTATTTCATCTATATAATAGTTTTGCATTTTATCTATCATGATTTCATTTTCATTTTTTGCTAAAAATAGTAAGTCATTTATTGTTTGCTCAATTGTTAATATCTCATCAAGTGAAGTTTGAAGAGTCGATTTATATTCATCAATATCTCTATCTTTTCTAAGTGCTATTTCTATTTCACCTCTAATTATTGTAAGTGGAGTTTTTAGTTCATGGGATGCATCTGAACTAAATTGGCTAACCCTTTGAAATGATTCTTCGATTCTTTCTAAAAGGGAATTTATTTCAAGTATCAGTGAGTCTATCTCATCATTTGTATTCGTTGATTTTATTCTTTCAGACAAATCATTTGCATTGATTCTTTTTAATTGATTTAATATCTGCTCAATTGGTAAAAATGATTTATATATAATAAAGTTTCCACCAAGTATTGAAAATATTAAAATAATTGGTAAAATAAAATAAAGTATATAAAGTAAGTCTTCAAGAGTGGAGCTTAATATCTCTTTTGTAGTTGCAACTTCAACTATAATATCATTTTGTTTATGGAAATTAATTTTTATTCTACTAACTAAATAGTTGTTTTGTTCTTCAAAAGTGATTATCTCTTTTTCTAAGGTTTCTAAATAGTCATCATCATGAATAATATTATCTGGATAGTTAGGAGTTTTTGATATTGTTTTGTGTTTAGTAGCTTCCATAACTCTGATATATAAGGGATCCATCATATACTCAATATCTTCATCTAAGGTTTTATCACTAATATTTTGATGTTCTAAAATATCATCTGTAACATCAAGTATAATTACTTTTAGATTAGCTTGAATTTTATCTAAAGTAGTGATTTCTAGTGATTTATAAAGTGCAAAAGAGAATATTATCAAAACTAAAAATTGAATAACTATACTATATAAAACTAATTTTCTTTTTATTGATAGATTAGACATCACTAATTTTAAATCCTATTCCTCTTACAGTTTTTATAAGTTTTTTATCAAAATTTTTATCTATTTTATTTCTAATTCTATAGATATAAACATTAACTATATTACTCATATTTGAGTTTTCAAAAGAGCTTAAAGAATCACTGATTGTAGTCTCACTTAAAACTCTATCTTTGTTTTTAATTAGGTATTCAAGTAGTGTAAACTCTTTTGATGTTAGTACTATTTCTTGAGAATCTCTTTTTGCTGTTTTATTTAGTAAATCAAGCTCCAAATCAGCAATTTGTAGTTTTGTTTGTACATTTGAAGTAGTTCTTAGTTGTACCCTAATTCTTGCAAGTAATTCTGCAAATGAAAATGGTTTAGCAAGGTAATCATTTGCTCCAATATCTAAACCTTTTATTTTATCTTCAATTGAATCTTTAGCTGTTAGCATTATAATAGGAGTTTGAATATTTGAAGCTCTTAAACTTTTACAAACTTCAATTCCATCTTTTATAGGAAGCATAATATCAAGTAAAATCAAATCATATTCATTTACACTTGCTAAATATAATCCTTCATCTCCATTTGTTGAAGAGTCAACTATATAGCACTCTTCAGTTAAACCTTTTTTTAAAAAGTTAATAATTTTTTCGTCATCTTCTATAATTAAAATTTTCATATGCTATTCTACACTTTTATGAATTAATTCTAATATGGTAATTTCACTTGGTGCTTTATACCTCATATCTATTCCCCAAGTACCAAGCCCAGAATTTACATAGATTGCAGTATCTTTTACATAATGAAGACCAGATAAAAAAGGTTGAACTATTTTTACTAAATAATGAAAAGGAAAAATTTGACCTCCATGGGTATGTCCACATAAAAAAAGGTTAGAATTTAAAGCTAATTTATAATCCTTTGGTTGGTGGGAGATAAATATAGTAGGTTCACTTTCTTTTATACTTGCTAATATTTTTTTTTCATCTCTTTTAATTCCAAAAAACTTAGAAAATCTATCAGAAAGTCCAACTAATTTTATGATTTCATTTTTATATTCAATTTTTTTTATTTCATTATCCATAAAAATAAAGTTTGTTAACTCTTTTTTTAAATCATTTAATCCATAAACTAAATCGTGGTTCCCACTAATAAAATAAACATCACCTTTTAGGTTATTTAAAATTGCAAGTTTTTCTTTTATATTTTTAACTTTACAATCAATAATATCACCAGTAATAACTGTAAAATCATAATCTAGTGAATTGCAATAAAAAACTAATTCATGTAGAATCTCATCTGGAAAATTCTTATTTATATGCAAATCACTCAAGTGAAGTAGTTTCAAATGATTTAACTTTTCATTTGAAACTTTTACCTCTAAAGTTCTAGCTTTTGGTAGACTTCTTTTACTCATGATTAAAGATTCCTTATTTTAGATTATTTCAATTCTAAATTATAAGTAATATCGATTTGATCTCTAACTGTTAAAAAAAACATTGTTGGTGGTTTCATTCCATATTCACTTAATAAAATAGAAAAGCCACCATCAAGTTTTAAAGCACCATTTTCTTCAATAATCATACTTGTTGTTGATATCTTGTTTTCAATACCATTTAAAGTTAATGTTCCATTAATTAGATATTTGTCTTCTACTTGCAAAACATGGTTTATATTGAATGAAATGGTTTTATATTTTGTTGCATTTAATAATTCATACATATTTAAATCTCTATCTTTTTTACTACTAATTAATGAAAGAGTATCAAAATAGATTTTTCCTTTTAATGATGTTATTGCATCACCAATTGATAATTCTCCTTTAACTTCATTTGTTGTTGGATTAATTTCACTATCACCAAAAACCTCTGTGTGAGCTTGGATACTCCCACTTGACACACCTAAACTACTTGCACTTGCAAATAGACCTAAACAAATTAATACTAATACCTTAAACATAATTAACCTCCTTGTTATTTGGTATAAACTGATTTGACATAATTTTTAGTAAGGTTATTAATAAAATTACTGGTACAAATAAAATTAGGTTTTCTAATGCTACAAAAAGCCCAGCCCCTGAAGCAATCCAACCTATAAAAATCATATATATTGATATTGTTTTAAAATCTTTTTTTATAATTGTTTGTAGAATAATTACGTTGTAATATGAGATTACAAATGGATAAATAAGTGATAAAATAAATCCTTCTCTTAAAAAATAGAATAGATATGAAAGTGCAAAAAGTATTATAATAAATAGTTCTTTTTGATTCTTTTCTAATTTTAAAGTAAGAGCAGCAACAACTCCCACTATATGAAATAGTGCAATCTCTAAACTATATCCATCTCTCCAAATTGAGATTGTAATATCACGTGAAAGAGATTCAAAAAGTGCAGAATCTAAGAATATCCATAAAACCATTGCATATAAAGAGAAGCTTTCACTATAGTCTCTTTCTAACTCTTTATTTGGTAAAAATCTTGAAGAGATAAGTGTAATTATTGTTAAAATTATTGCAATAATATCCCTTAATTCTACATCATAGTTAAACATCATTGTTCCAGTCACATATGAAATACATAAGGCAAGTCCAAGTTGAATAAAATCAGCTTTTTTAATCTCATTTATAATTAGTGGTGCTAAAGCCCCAACTGTTAATCCTAAAATAAATAGAGTTATAAAGTTAAAGTTTGGATAGATAAAACTCATAATTAGTTGAATTACTAATAGTATTGATATTTTATTTTTGTTCTCTATTTTTAAATAAGGAATTAAAAATGAACCTATAATTCCACCAATTGGAAGAGGTGCAATTACAAAAATATTTGAAGAAAAGTATTCAACAATTCCAGTTTGAGCAATAAGTAAGTAGTAGCAAAGCTCAGTTGCTATAAATAGTACTAAAATTAATCTTTGCATAATAGCTCCTTTTTATAAAAAAAGATTAAATAAATAAACACATATGTTAAATCAAATAGTGAGATTAAAAGTGCTTCAATTCCAAGTTTATCACTTGCATATAGTGCAAAAAACATTGAACTTGCAAATACTCTAATAATCACTGTAAGAAGTGTAAAATTTGGATTTTTAAGAGCCATATAGTGAATAACTCCAGTCATGCTTACAAAAGTAAAAACAACATATTCATAAACACCATTGAAACTAAAACCTAAAAGTGGATAGCTAAAACTTGCAAATAGTATTAAAAAAATTCCACCAAATCCATCAGCATAAACTCCTGCTAAATTATAAAGTTCAAGTTTAGAATAGCTTGTTCTAATTTTGATAAATGCAAAGATAAAACTAAATGCAATAAGACCAAAAAGTGATCTTAATATCCATAATTTATCAGTGGGAATATTGCTAAATCCAGCTTGAGTAAATCCAGAAATTGATAAAACTGTAAATATCCCTAAAATTCCAACTAAATATAGTTTTAGAAAAATCTCTTTGTGTAATTCTTTTATTTGATTTATAAACATAGAAATTACCATAAAGAAAACTCCAATACCCATTGCAACGTGAGCATGAGCAACTATTAAATCATTTCTATGAAATAACCATCTAATTTCTGGAATAAACAGAATATTTCCTTCAATATCAACAAATAAAAAAGCTAAAATTGAGATTAGTAAAGCTCTTTTTGCATGAACTTTTATATTTGAATCTTTATACCATCTGTAAAGAAGTGGAACATATAATAAAGTTAAATATTGGGCAAACCACTCTTGATTGTAAGTTAAGGCTTCAAAGAAAATTCTATATAAAACTGTTCCAAAATAAAACACAGTTGGAATAATCCATAAAATATTCCAACGTGCAGCAAATTCACCCTCATTAAGTAGTTTTATAATTAGATAATAAATAGGAATTAAAGCTAAACTCATTCCAAGCGTATTATCTCCATGTGGACCAGTTACCGTACTTTCAACTTGTCCAATGATTGGATTCATAAGTATTAGTAAAGTAATAGGTGCGATAATAACAACTCTTAAACATACTTTTATCCATAAAGGTAATACTTTGTAAAGTCTAATAAATTTATATAAGGCAATAATATAAAAAACACCAGCAAATGCAAGTAAAAAATTTAACTCATAAGCAAAATCATAAAATGCTAAACCTCTATTTTTACCAAGAAGAAGTGAAATAACCATAAATACTAAAAAGATATACCAAATAATAGTATATAAATCTAAGTATCTAAGACCATCTTCAGATGTTCCAACTTCTTTATTTATTAGTAAAAAAGGTAAATATGAAAGCATTAAAGGTACAAATCCATAAAGCATTAAACTAATATGAATTGATCTCATGTTTACTGGACTTAAAGTTTCAGAATTAATATTTAAGCCAAGTAAATTTAATGAATATATAATTCCAAATAAAAGTCCAAGTGCAAAAAATACAATAGAGATTTTAAAATGTTTATTTATTAATTTTTCCATCTTTTACCTCATAAATTTTATTAGCAATTTGTGCTAAATTTTTATCGTGAGTTGCTACTATAATAGTTGTTCCTTTTTTTGATAAATCTTTAAACATTTCAAAAACTTTTTGTGAGTTTTGTGAGTCTAAATTTCCTGTTGGTTCATCTGCAAAGATTACTTTTGGATTGTTAATAAGTGCTCGTGCAATAGAAGCTCTTTGTCGCTGACCTCCTGAAATCTCAGTTGGATATTTATTTTTTAAATCATTAATTCCTAAACTATTTAAAAAAGTAGAAATGTCATCATCACTTGCTTTTTCATTTGCTAATTTGATATTTTCTTTAATTGTTAAATAGTTAATTAAATAGTGAAATTGGAAAATAAAACCAATATTCTCTTTTCTAAAGCTATCAATATTTTTGATATTTTTATAGTTCGTTTCTTCATAGAAAATATCTCCACTTGTAGGTTTAAGTAGTGTTGAAAGATTTGACAAAAGTGTTGATTTTCCGCTACCACTTTCACCAATTAAACATACAAATTCACCTTTGTTTATTTCTAAATTGATATTTTCTAAGGCTTTATCTTTATTGTAGTAATGAGTTAAATTAATTGCTTTTATCATATTTTATTTCCTTGAATTAACTCAACCGGGTCAGTTTTAGCTGCATTTAGTGCAGGTATTATTGAGCCTATAATTGCCATCAAAACTGATGTTATAAAAATATATATTGCAAGAGTTGATGAAATCTCTCCATTTACATAACCTTGTAAGCTTTGAACATTTTTTATAAAATAAAGTGCTAAGTTTGAAATAGCAAGTGCTGCAATAAAGCTAATTACACCTAATATAAAACTCTCGTACATAATTGATAAAACTATTTTTGATGTTGGAATTCCAATAGCCCTTTTTATCCCAAATTCTGCTCTTCTTTGATTTATTGTTATGCTCATTAAACTAATAATTCCAAGTAATCCCATACAAAATGCAATTGCTGAAATAACATTTGATGAGGTTTTAATGATTTTAAATTGATTATAGTTATCTACAAAATTTTGTGTTGATTTTGCTTCTATATCATTATGTAGTTTTTTTATTTCATTATTTATTTTGTCTGTGTTTGCTTCAAGTTTTGTATTAACCATAATCATTGAAGCAGATTTATTAAATATTTTTCCAGCATCATTAATATTTAAAACAACTCCACCATTTTCAAAACCAATTTCACTTTTAAAAACTCCAGAGATTTTAAATGTTTTGTTTGCTATTTGGATTTGTTCTTTATTTTGTAGTTGCTCAAAAATTGATTGTCCAACAATTACTTCATCGTTTGATGGATAATTTCCTTTATCAATTTTGTAGTTTTTAAATCTATTTTGAGTAACTCCATAAATAGCTACTATTGGAAGTTTTTCAACTGGACTTGCACCAACAATTAAAGCTGATGATTCTTTTACTCCAGTAATTGTATTGATTTTTTCAATTAGATTTATATCAACGTTTGAAAAAAATGTATCAGAGATTTTTGCTTGAGTAACTATAATATCTCCATCACTTTTTAACATTGATGAATACATAGTTATAATTCCATTAGAAATAGAACTGATTAAAAAGATTGATATGATAGAAAAAATCAGACTTGCAAAAATAAGTGTAGTTTTTAGTTTATTTGCTGCAAGTGCTTTAAAAGCATATAAAATCAAAGTTTTCCTTTTTTATTTTTTGCAAGTTTAGTTTGTCAATATGAAGCTAATATGAATAAAATATTAATTTTTGTTCATATTTCTTAATAAGTATGTAACTATCATTTGTTACAATTGCAAAAAACAAAAAAGTGAAGATATGAAAGAAAGATTAAAAGAGATTATAAAAGAAGCAGGAAAAATACTTCATGAAGGTTACTACTCAAACAAAGATGTGACATTTAAAGCAAAAAAAGATTTAGTTACAAAATATGATGTTGGTGTTGAGAACTTTTTAAAAGAAAAATTTTCAGAAGAGTTTACTGATTTTAATATTATTGCAGAAGAGTCTGATAACTCAAATATTGAATTTAAAGACTCAATTATAATAGACCCAATTGATGGAACTACAAATTTTGTAAATGGTGTTCCTCATACAGCTATTTCAGTTGGAGTTTATAAAGATAAAAAACCATTTATTGGAATAGTTTATAATCCAATTTTAGATGAAATGTATGAAGCTCAAATTGGCCAGGGTGCATATTTAAATGGAAAACAAATAAAAGTATCAGATGAAAATGATTTTCAAAAAGCACTAATGGCTACAGGATTCCCATATTCAAGTGGGACAAATAGTGATGATTTAAATGATGTAATCGAAAAAATAAAAACAATCCTTCCAAAATGTCAAGATATAAGAAGATTAGGAAGTGCAGCAATTGATTTATGTATGGTAGCACGTGGTACTTATGAAGGTTATTATGAAATGAACCTAAAAGCTTGGGATGTTAGTGCTGGAATAATAATTTTAAATGAAGCTGGTGGAAAAGTTTCAACACTAAATGGAAGTGATTATAGACTATTTGAAGATAAGTATATTGTTGCTACAAATGGTTATATTCATAATTCGTTATTAGAGTTAATTAAATAAGAAAAATAATAAAAAAGCAACTATTTAGAAATAATTAAATATAATTATCACTATTTAAACGCTAGAATAAGGGATTTATATGTGTGGAATTGTTGGTTATATT
This genomic interval carries:
- a CDS encoding YbaB/EbfC family nucleoid-associated protein; its protein translation is MFDGIDLKNLDLNKMMGQFQEMAEKSKEENESRIFTSKAGGGMVEISINGNSEIVDLQIDDSLLEDKDSLQILLISAMNDVIKQSDENKKMMAMNMMGGLGSFGQK
- a CDS encoding polyprenyl synthetase family protein gives rise to the protein MKKLLQQFETYLLNNLPQSKSFHPYFEDALSEMLKAGGKRFRPMLLLSVVKSNKSLLLANAMPVALGLEFLHTYSLVHDDLPSMDNADLRRGFETIHKKYDEVTAILVGDALNTEAFNLISNASLHNDIKIELVKCLSSNGGIDGMIIGQAIDCFFENQKLELNQLEFLHIHKTARLIAASLKMGAIISEYDIETQNKLYDFGIDLGLLFQIQDDIIDETQSSEEAGKTTQNDESKNSFVNLLGLDGAINSANELANKCEATLNTLEDNLKNSLEELLLKYINRHK
- the groES gene encoding co-chaperone GroES; this encodes MNFKPLGKRVLVQRTQAEEKTASGIILVDSAKEKPNTAVVKAIGTDVTELKEGDTIVFEQYRGTEFTLEGEDYLVLEIENIIGVM
- the groL gene encoding chaperonin GroEL (60 kDa chaperone family; promotes refolding of misfolded polypeptides especially under stressful conditions; forms two stacked rings of heptamers to form a barrel-shaped 14mer; ends can be capped by GroES; misfolded proteins enter the barrel where they are refolded when GroES binds), with translation MAKEISFSDSARNKLYSGVEKLADAVKVTMGPRGRNVLLQKAFGAPTITKDGVSVAREIELEDTLENMGAQLVKEVASKTADEAGDGTTTATVLAHSVFKEGLRNVTAGANPISLKRGMDKACEAILANLKESSKVVANKTEIEQVATISANSDKAIGAMIAEAMDKVGKDGVITVEEAKGIVDELDVVEGMQFDRGYLSPYFITNSEKMITEMDNPFILLYDKKISNLKEMLPILESVNQSGRPLLIIAEDVDGEALATLVVNRLRGSLNIAAVKAPGFGDRRKAMLEDIAVLTNGTVVSEELGMKLDTCGIDVLGSASKVVIDKDNTTIVDGNGTADAVTGRVNQIKAEMANTTSEYDKEKLQERLAKLSGGVAVIKVGAATETEMKEKKDRVDDALSATRAAVEEGIVIGGGAALIRAAAKVNLELDGDEQIGADIVLRAIKAPMKQIAINAGFDAGVVVNEVEKASSDNLGFNAATGEYVDMFEAGIVDPAKVERVAMQNAVSVASLLLTTEATVTDIKEEKSGPAMPDMGGMGGMPGMM
- a CDS encoding DMT family transporter translates to MTGWTYLIIAGLLEIGFASMIKLTENFTKIFPTILFILFAMASFYMLTKAIESIPIGTAYAVWTGIGAIGTVIVGIVFYNDPVSFLRLFFISMLIFSIVGLKLVS
- a CDS encoding sensor histidine kinase, with translation MSNLSIKRKLVLYSIVIQFLVLIIFSFALYKSLEITTLDKIQANLKVIILDVTDDILEHQNISDKTLDEDIEYMMDPLYIRVMEATKHKTISKTPNYPDNIIHDDDYLETLEKEIITFEEQNNYLVSRIKINFHKQNDIIVEVATTKEILSSTLEDLLYILYFILPIILIFSILGGNFIIYKSFLPIEQILNQLKRINANDLSERIKSTNTNDEIDSLILEINSLLERIEESFQRVSQFSSDASHELKTPLTIIRGEIEIALRKDRDIDEYKSTLQTSLDEILTIEQTINDLLFLAKNENEIMIDKMQNYYIDEIIDESINEVKNLAKLHNINIILDLKDSVEFNCYANLIKIALKNILKNAIQYSYKDSKIIVKGNKNNSFFEISVQDFGIGIEKNKQNKIFEKFYRTDKSRNKNSGGTGLGMSIVRKIVDIHNGDIKIQSNEDIGTTITLILALEK
- a CDS encoding response regulator transcription factor; the protein is MKILIIEDDEKIINFLKKGLTEECYIVDSSTNGDEGLYLASVNEYDLILLDIMLPIKDGIEVCKSLRASNIQTPIIMLTAKDSIEDKIKGLDIGANDYLAKPFSFAELLARIRVQLRTTSNVQTKLQIADLELDLLNKTAKRDSQEIVLTSKEFTLLEYLIKNKDRVLSETTISDSLSSFENSNMSNIVNVYIYRIRNKIDKNFDKKLIKTVRGIGFKISDV
- a CDS encoding metallophosphoesterase, producing the protein MSKRSLPKARTLEVKVSNEKLNHLKLLHLSDLHINKNFPDEILHELVFYCNSLDYDFTVITGDIIDCKVKNIKEKLAILNNLKGDVYFISGNHDLVYGLNDLKKELTNFIFMDNEIKKIEYKNEIIKLVGLSDRFSKFFGIKRDEKKILASIKESEPTIFISHQPKDYKLALNSNLFLCGHTHGGQIFPFHYLVKIVQPFLSGLHYVKDTAIYVNSGLGTWGIDMRYKAPSEITILELIHKSVE
- a CDS encoding YceI family protein, which encodes MFKVLVLICLGLFASASSLGVSSGSIQAHTEVFGDSEINPTTNEVKGELSIGDAITSLKGKIYFDTLSLISSKKDRDLNMYELLNATKYKTISFNINHVLQVEDKYLINGTLTLNGIENKISTTSMIIEENGALKLDGGFSILLSEYGMKPPTMFFLTVRDQIDITYNLELK
- a CDS encoding ABC transporter ATP-binding protein translates to MIKAINLTHYYNKDKALENINLEINKGEFVCLIGESGSGKSTLLSNLSTLLKPTSGDIFYEETNYKNIKNIDSFRKENIGFIFQFHYLINYLTIKENIKLANEKASDDDISTFLNSLGINDLKNKYPTEISGGQRQRASIARALINNPKVIFADEPTGNLDSQNSQKVFEMFKDLSKKGTTIIVATHDKNLAQIANKIYEVKDGKINK